A genomic window from Actinomycetaceae bacterium MB13-C1-2 includes:
- the mgrA gene encoding L-glyceraldehyde 3-phosphate reductase, protein MYPTYVPDSDRYDGRMQYRFCGKSGLRLPVLSLGLWQNFGDSHPMETQRAIVRRAFDVGITHFDLANNYGPPYGQAETNFGTFLRQDLRPFRDELLISTKAGYDMWAGPYGQGGGTRKYVLASLDQSLERMGLDYVDIFYSHRFDPDTPLEETMMALDHAVRSGKALYVGISSYSAEQTREAAQIARELGTPLLIHQPSYSMLNRWIEQGLIDACSDEGMGIIAFSSLAQGLLTNRYLNGIPEGSRMTRGGSLPKKHLSDEVLVRIRGLGAIAEERGQTLSQMALAWALRDPRVTSLVSGASSVEQLDMNLGMLNNMEFSAGELTAIDEFAVDSGINLWG, encoded by the coding sequence ATGTACCCCACATATGTTCCCGATTCCGACCGCTATGACGGTCGCATGCAATATCGATTCTGTGGCAAGTCCGGACTAAGGCTCCCGGTGCTGTCGTTGGGGCTGTGGCAGAACTTCGGCGACAGCCATCCGATGGAGACCCAGCGTGCCATTGTGAGACGAGCCTTCGACGTTGGAATTACCCACTTCGATCTGGCGAACAACTATGGTCCTCCCTATGGCCAAGCAGAGACCAACTTTGGAACCTTCTTGCGCCAAGATCTGCGACCCTTCCGTGATGAGTTGCTGATCTCAACGAAGGCCGGTTACGACATGTGGGCCGGTCCTTACGGACAGGGTGGTGGAACTCGAAAGTATGTGCTCGCCTCCCTTGATCAGTCGCTTGAGAGGATGGGCCTAGATTATGTGGATATCTTCTACTCCCACAGGTTCGACCCCGACACACCTCTCGAAGAGACCATGATGGCCCTGGACCATGCGGTGCGTTCGGGAAAGGCACTTTACGTCGGGATCTCCTCGTACTCCGCCGAGCAGACGAGAGAAGCGGCGCAGATCGCGAGGGAACTCGGGACGCCTCTCCTCATCCACCAGCCGAGCTATTCGATGTTAAACCGTTGGATTGAGCAAGGTCTCATTGACGCATGCAGTGATGAGGGCATGGGAATCATTGCCTTCTCTTCGTTGGCGCAGGGATTGCTCACGAACCGCTACCTAAACGGGATCCCGGAGGGTTCTCGGATGACCCGCGGTGGGTCGTTGCCGAAGAAGCACCTAAGTGACGAAGTACTGGTCCGAATTCGCGGACTGGGTGCGATTGCCGAGGAAAGAGGTCAGACGCTGTCCCAGATGGCGCTCGCGTGGGCTCTTCGTGATCCGAGGGTGACATCCTTGGTTTCCGGAGCCTCATCCGTGGAGCAACTGGACATGAATCTGGGAATGCTGAACAACATGGAGTTCTCGGCGGGCGAACTCACGGCAATTGACGAGTTTGCTGTGGATTCAGGGATAAACCTCTGGGGATAG
- a CDS encoding serine hydrolase yields MNNSSANGSSSAHALAGLSSKALLRFIDSLEGADARFGETLDPHGVCIMRGGEIVWEAVWKPYSLEHAALVYSASKTYTSMAIGFCENEGLLSLDDDPGVILGLPNPHGITIRHLLTMNTGHEESTINELDWEKDSLLSTPPEHTPGTHFSYNSQATFVLSCVVTAVTGQRLTEYLRPRLLDPLGIGDRWMRRIRDVDFGASGYHLTVRDLARTGAMLAAGGKDGEVTVVPSAYIEEMQKPWSDNSGAPDPSLDEYIRRTAQENWGAGYGYQVWRSREGFRLDGAYGQFSLIIPERDIVVAYQGATTNTAATMAVLWELIDDWGDAPAQESAEQLEQLVRRAGSLDSWSFSARYRAAPDGELVSTRCWREDNGMLRIGLDMFVGLEGMSVHVGEYEWLQTTIEVPGTQNPANLLPLAVRGEEDIDGKVRIHIVVTSSPHRVLATGDIGGELEAAWHTVPLRYETAKDIAVPRVVVDAV; encoded by the coding sequence ATGAACAATTCTTCCGCCAACGGTTCTTCTTCTGCGCACGCCCTTGCAGGTCTGTCCAGCAAAGCCCTCCTTCGCTTCATTGACAGCTTGGAAGGAGCTGATGCCCGATTCGGTGAGACCCTCGATCCCCACGGAGTATGCATTATGCGCGGCGGGGAGATTGTGTGGGAAGCGGTTTGGAAACCGTACTCGCTGGAGCATGCCGCGTTGGTCTACTCCGCATCTAAGACCTACACATCTATGGCAATCGGATTCTGCGAGAACGAAGGGCTCCTTTCTCTTGATGATGACCCAGGCGTGATCCTGGGACTCCCAAACCCGCATGGAATCACCATCCGACACCTACTCACGATGAATACTGGGCACGAGGAATCCACGATCAACGAGTTGGATTGGGAGAAGGACTCGCTGCTTTCTACTCCTCCCGAGCACACTCCGGGAACCCACTTCTCGTACAACTCTCAGGCAACCTTCGTGCTTTCGTGTGTCGTAACAGCTGTAACCGGCCAGCGGCTTACCGAGTACTTGCGCCCTCGTCTTCTAGATCCACTGGGTATCGGGGATCGGTGGATGCGACGAATCAGAGACGTTGATTTCGGCGCCTCTGGATATCACTTGACCGTTCGCGATCTGGCTCGTACGGGAGCGATGCTGGCGGCCGGTGGGAAAGACGGCGAGGTCACCGTGGTCCCTTCGGCCTACATCGAGGAGATGCAGAAACCCTGGTCGGACAATTCCGGAGCGCCTGACCCCTCACTTGATGAATACATTCGACGAACCGCCCAAGAGAACTGGGGTGCTGGCTATGGATACCAGGTTTGGCGCAGTCGCGAGGGCTTTCGCTTGGATGGAGCATATGGCCAGTTCAGTTTGATCATCCCCGAACGTGACATTGTAGTCGCGTATCAGGGCGCAACAACTAACACAGCGGCGACTATGGCTGTCCTTTGGGAACTGATTGACGACTGGGGGGATGCACCCGCTCAGGAATCAGCGGAACAGTTGGAACAACTAGTGCGGCGCGCTGGGTCATTGGACTCCTGGAGTTTTTCCGCACGATACCGCGCAGCGCCAGATGGAGAACTTGTCTCGACCAGGTGCTGGCGTGAAGATAACGGCATGTTGCGGATCGGACTAGATATGTTCGTCGGGCTGGAAGGGATGTCTGTTCACGTCGGTGAGTATGAATGGCTGCAGACTACGATCGAGGTTCCAGGAACTCAGAATCCCGCGAATCTTCTCCCGTTAGCCGTCCGCGGTGAAGAGGATATAGATGGCAAGGTTCGCATTCACATTGTGGTCACGTCCTCTCCCCACCGCGTGCTGGCTACCGGAGATATCGGCGGTGAGCTAGAGGCGGCTTGGCACACTGTCCCGTTACGCTACGAGACCGCTAAGGATATCGCGGTTCCAAGAGTGGTAGTCGACGCCGTGTGA
- a CDS encoding DUF4185 domain-containing protein: MFHHTKPKIHKQGRKLAGLSAAVLGAATLTLAVPSAAVAEPTPDSPWPDDYEHPSSVRLVSQLTGAKGLTNTLADWAVGGTDLGLMWDNGAGEILFAIGDTFGQWSGGGGGGGDWRSNALLRSSNSDWNTKGMTFDSAASDVAGRAKEIIPSQKIPGVEHTTIPTGGIAVDGRQYLSFMSVNHWGDPGEWFTNFSRIAYSDDNGQTWNSTDGPQWDNDDAWSNKFQMVAFAHGQGDGYVYMFGTQNGRFGPLHLARVSEDQILDKDAYTYWDGANWAVEDTAATEIVPATVTELSVQYNEYLGKWMMMYMTDSADMDALEIVFRTADSPEGPWSEPTAVATSLDLPGMYSPYLHPWNEGPEVHFTLSLWGPYNVFQYAFTVDPEGNVINPNLLQDPSFSRSAPGAMSEAWACNGNCGIDHNTSWAYGSEKQAYLRNNSGWIDLYQPVTVEPHTRYLLTAFVVTGPANHPETVTGEVGVRGTGPGASVLAKTEFQNLPTYTRQQVEFDSGDQTNLEVYAGTNLDRDRWVQSSSYSLVKIGEGEQPPVPAVIDQVETPTLVEATECGIEATVTVPANQETHRYEQAREGTIVTVTALAEDGYVFADGLTTQWPMDVAATTCPPTPEEFAGTLNVSATKATAGDKITVSGTKWSPASDVKFELHSKVVSLGATAVEADGSFTTQITVPQTVTAGVHELKAIQGENVVSVSLEVTSATTDPVDGGKGNTDGALPNTGATVAAVSVLALALLGTGALLRLRVRR; this comes from the coding sequence ATGTTCCATCACACGAAACCTAAAATTCACAAACAAGGGCGAAAACTGGCAGGCCTCTCAGCCGCAGTTCTTGGTGCGGCAACCCTTACGTTGGCCGTTCCATCGGCTGCCGTTGCCGAACCAACCCCAGATTCACCGTGGCCAGACGACTACGAGCACCCAAGTTCAGTTCGCTTGGTCAGCCAACTAACAGGAGCCAAGGGACTGACTAACACTCTCGCCGACTGGGCTGTTGGCGGAACAGACCTCGGTTTGATGTGGGATAACGGCGCGGGAGAAATCCTCTTCGCAATCGGCGATACTTTCGGACAATGGAGCGGGGGCGGAGGCGGAGGCGGAGATTGGCGCTCCAATGCCCTGCTCCGGTCCAGCAACTCCGACTGGAACACAAAAGGAATGACCTTTGATTCAGCCGCGAGCGATGTTGCGGGACGAGCTAAAGAGATCATCCCGTCGCAGAAGATCCCGGGTGTTGAGCACACCACGATTCCGACAGGCGGAATTGCAGTGGATGGCAGACAGTACCTCTCGTTCATGTCGGTCAACCACTGGGGTGATCCCGGAGAGTGGTTTACGAACTTCTCACGCATCGCCTATTCCGATGACAACGGTCAGACCTGGAACTCGACCGACGGACCCCAATGGGACAATGACGATGCCTGGAGCAACAAGTTCCAAATGGTTGCATTTGCTCACGGTCAGGGCGATGGCTACGTCTATATGTTCGGTACTCAGAACGGACGTTTCGGCCCTCTGCATCTTGCCCGTGTCTCAGAGGATCAGATTCTCGATAAAGATGCCTACACCTACTGGGACGGCGCAAACTGGGCCGTCGAAGACACCGCCGCGACCGAAATAGTCCCCGCGACCGTCACCGAGCTATCGGTCCAATACAACGAGTATCTGGGCAAGTGGATGATGATGTATATGACGGACTCGGCGGACATGGACGCCCTCGAAATCGTCTTCCGCACAGCTGACAGTCCCGAGGGACCGTGGTCTGAACCGACCGCAGTCGCCACATCATTGGACCTGCCAGGAATGTACTCTCCCTACTTACATCCCTGGAATGAAGGTCCCGAAGTACACTTCACGCTCTCGCTGTGGGGGCCATACAACGTCTTCCAGTACGCCTTCACAGTGGATCCCGAAGGCAATGTAATCAATCCGAATCTGCTGCAGGACCCCTCTTTCTCCCGGTCAGCTCCAGGAGCAATGAGTGAAGCATGGGCATGCAACGGCAACTGCGGAATCGACCACAACACATCGTGGGCATACGGCAGTGAAAAGCAGGCTTATCTGCGCAACAACTCGGGCTGGATTGATCTCTATCAACCAGTAACCGTTGAGCCTCACACTCGGTACCTGCTAACCGCGTTTGTTGTCACTGGCCCGGCCAACCACCCTGAGACCGTGACCGGTGAAGTCGGGGTTAGAGGAACTGGTCCAGGGGCGAGCGTCCTTGCGAAAACGGAGTTCCAAAACCTGCCGACCTACACCAGACAGCAGGTCGAGTTTGACTCGGGTGATCAGACAAACCTAGAGGTATATGCGGGAACCAACCTGGATCGCGACCGTTGGGTGCAAAGTAGCAGCTACTCACTGGTGAAAATCGGTGAGGGCGAACAGCCACCTGTGCCCGCGGTGATCGATCAGGTTGAGACACCGACTCTTGTCGAAGCTACCGAGTGCGGCATTGAAGCCACAGTGACTGTTCCGGCGAATCAGGAAACTCATCGCTACGAGCAGGCTCGAGAAGGAACAATAGTCACCGTCACTGCTCTAGCGGAGGATGGATACGTGTTCGCCGACGGACTCACCACACAGTGGCCAATGGACGTCGCCGCGACTACCTGTCCCCCGACACCCGAGGAGTTTGCTGGAACCCTGAACGTTTCCGCCACCAAGGCTACGGCTGGTGACAAGATCACGGTCTCTGGAACAAAGTGGAGTCCTGCTTCAGACGTGAAGTTCGAGTTACATTCGAAGGTCGTGTCATTGGGAGCGACAGCGGTAGAGGCCGATGGTTCATTCACGACCCAGATAACCGTGCCGCAGACGGTAACGGCTGGTGTCCACGAGCTCAAGGCGATTCAGGGCGAGAACGTTGTTAGCGTGAGCCTTGAGGTTACTTCCGCTACGACCGACCCGGTTGATGGTGGGAAGGGCAACACGGACGGCGCCCTTCCAAACACCGGGGCGACAGTTGCTGCTGTATCCGTGCTCGCGCTGGCACTACTTGGTACCGGCGCGCTACTTAGGCTCCGTGTGCGTAGGTAG
- a CDS encoding sensor domain-containing protein — protein sequence MPRTASITTQPNNLTSPATKPPQRDLWPTYGILWRWTPGSLLFTVAGFALSLASFIVLVTLLSTGIATLIIWIGVPLIVGALFAARGFATAHCYLLRLTGLPQISAPDWNRGSPAAPTWWGRLIRALRGGHYWMALLHGLMVSPIITLASFIIGVLWASVAIFGSLEWLLRLINPSIVSDIWGRHISDAMPWLFGSLPPWVIEDVLYLVIGAIFLAVAPWVFRGLSWVNWIVAKAMLGHWPSDDLAAEARAEQLARTAAVRAENDSLRRLERDIHDGPQQQLLRVQLDLATLVRRVEAGDIEAVSTLAVEAQSHAKAALDELRALSAGVAPPLTPGPRPRRRNRSLGREHTPTCDH from the coding sequence ATGCCGAGAACAGCTTCAATAACCACGCAACCGAACAACCTAACCTCGCCGGCAACTAAACCGCCGCAACGCGATCTCTGGCCAACGTACGGGATCCTGTGGAGGTGGACGCCAGGAAGCCTCCTCTTCACAGTCGCCGGTTTTGCCCTCTCTTTGGCGAGCTTCATCGTCCTCGTAACCCTCTTGTCGACGGGAATCGCAACACTGATCATCTGGATCGGCGTCCCGCTGATCGTCGGCGCGTTGTTCGCCGCGCGCGGCTTCGCAACTGCGCACTGCTACCTACTTCGCCTGACTGGGCTGCCGCAGATCAGCGCGCCAGATTGGAACCGCGGTAGTCCTGCGGCTCCCACCTGGTGGGGTCGGCTGATCCGTGCGCTACGGGGTGGTCACTACTGGATGGCGCTGTTGCACGGCCTGATGGTCAGCCCAATCATCACTCTGGCCTCGTTCATCATCGGGGTCCTCTGGGCCAGTGTCGCCATTTTTGGTTCTCTGGAATGGCTATTGCGATTGATCAATCCAAGCATCGTTAGTGACATTTGGGGTCGCCATATTTCCGATGCGATGCCGTGGCTTTTCGGTAGCTTGCCACCCTGGGTTATTGAGGACGTCCTATACCTGGTAATCGGGGCCATATTTCTCGCTGTAGCACCTTGGGTTTTTCGTGGTCTTTCCTGGGTGAACTGGATTGTGGCCAAGGCAATGCTTGGGCACTGGCCCAGTGATGACCTAGCCGCCGAAGCCCGCGCCGAACAGCTTGCAAGAACCGCTGCGGTACGGGCGGAAAACGATTCTTTGCGGCGTCTGGAGCGGGATATTCATGACGGCCCCCAGCAGCAACTCTTGCGCGTCCAACTTGATCTGGCCACTCTCGTCCGGCGCGTAGAAGCCGGGGACATCGAGGCGGTATCCACGTTAGCGGTCGAAGCTCAAAGTCATGCCAAAGCAGCACTCGACGAACTGCGCGCCCTTTCTGCGGGTGTGGCGCCTCCATTAACTCCAGGACCGAGGCCTAGGCGCCGCAATCGAAGCCTTGGCCGCGAACACACCCCTACTTGTGACCACTGA
- a CDS encoding ATP-binding protein yields MTTEVAPDLDTEVTSEVARALYFSIAELLTNTTKHARAESVSIQVTVVPTAKDGAIIRIRTTDDGRGGARPRVGHGLAGLHDRITGLRGTLRINSPQGGPTVVDIEVPAGSGNSVD; encoded by the coding sequence GTGACCACTGAAGTCGCACCCGACCTTGACACGGAAGTGACATCCGAGGTCGCCCGAGCCCTCTATTTCTCGATTGCCGAGCTGTTGACGAATACGACGAAACATGCGAGGGCCGAATCGGTGTCTATCCAGGTCACGGTGGTACCGACTGCCAAGGACGGAGCGATCATCAGGATTCGCACCACCGATGACGGCCGAGGAGGGGCACGCCCAAGAGTTGGACACGGCCTGGCTGGGCTCCACGACCGGATCACCGGCCTTCGTGGAACGCTGAGAATCAATAGTCCGCAGGGAGGACCGACCGTGGTAGACATCGAAGTTCCCGCCGGGTCGGGAAATTCCGTCGACTAG
- a CDS encoding response regulator transcription factor produces MRVALVEDSVLLREGLVRLIAEAGFEVAASGGDANNLFDRVSQVGPDVVVLDVRLPPTFRDEGVRAALQLRETFPDLGILVLSQYVEGVYARELLADGGSGMGYLLKDRVVALEEFTEAVRRVHRKGTVLDPEVVATLLASNRDPLATLTPRERDVLEQMAQGGSNTRIADNLGISLGTVEKNISAVFSKLGLEDSPEHNRRVQAVLAFVGAQ; encoded by the coding sequence CTGCGCGTCGCCCTCGTCGAAGACTCTGTGTTGCTTCGCGAGGGTTTGGTGCGCTTAATCGCTGAGGCCGGATTCGAGGTCGCCGCCTCAGGGGGAGATGCCAACAACTTGTTCGACCGAGTATCTCAGGTGGGGCCGGACGTGGTCGTTCTGGACGTGCGTCTCCCGCCCACCTTTCGAGATGAGGGCGTTCGTGCCGCCCTCCAACTGCGTGAAACCTTTCCCGACCTTGGCATCCTCGTTCTCAGCCAGTATGTTGAGGGCGTTTATGCGCGGGAGCTACTGGCAGACGGCGGGAGTGGGATGGGGTACCTGCTGAAGGACCGCGTCGTGGCGCTTGAGGAATTCACCGAAGCGGTCCGCAGGGTTCACCGCAAAGGAACGGTCCTCGACCCGGAAGTGGTGGCCACACTGCTGGCCTCCAATCGGGACCCGCTGGCGACCCTTACACCTCGCGAGAGGGACGTCCTTGAGCAGATGGCCCAAGGGGGTTCGAATACCCGAATCGCCGATAACCTAGGCATCTCCTTGGGAACGGTAGAAAAGAATATCTCCGCAGTCTTCTCCAAACTTGGTTTGGAGGATTCTCCCGAGCACAACCGGAGGGTGCAGGCGGTCTTGGCGTTCGTGGGCGCCCAGTAG